TGGATTAATTGCTTTAAGTATCAATTCCTCGGCTTATCTTGCAGAAAATATCCGCGGAGGAATTAATGCTCTATCTGTAGGACAGTGGGAGTCTGCTAAAGTTTTAGGCTATAAAAAGTCGCAGATTTTCGTGTATATTATCTATCCACAAGTTTTTAAAAATATCCTACCCTCTTTAACAAATGAGTTTGTTGCCTTGATTAAAGAAAGTAGTATTTTGATGGTTGTGGGTGTTCCTGAACTTACTAAAGTAAGTAAAGATATCGTTTCTAGAGAGCTAAATCCTATGGAAATGTATAGCATCTGCGCTGCTCTATATTTGCTTATGACATCGTTGTTTTCTTATGTCGCTAGATTGCTAGAAAGAAGGAGGGGTTATGACTGTTAAGGTAAGAAATCTTGCTTATTCAATAAACGACAAGCACATTTTATCGAAAGTATCATTTTCCCTAGAGGAGGGACATATTACACTCTTTGTCGGTAAGAGCGGTTCTGGGAAAACAACCATATTACGTGCTCTTGTAGGCTTGGTGGAGCCATCAAGTGGGGATATTTCTATAGAAGGAGAGACTCCGGCATTAGTCTTCCAACAACCCGAGCTTTTCCCTCATATGACAGTTTTAGATAACTGTATGCATCCTCAAATGATCGTAAAGCGTAGAAGTAAAGAAGAGGCTAAAGACAGGGCTTTTGATCTTTTAAAGCTTTTAGACATTGAAGACATTGCTACAAGCTATCCTCATCATCTTTCTGGAGGACAGAAACAACGTGTTGCTATAGTCCGCTCTCTATGTATGGATAAACGCACACTACTTTTTGATGAGCCTACATCCGCATTAGATCCTTTTTCAACTTCTGCCTTTAGACGCCTTCTTGAATCCTTAAGAGATCAAAACCTTACATTAGGGGTCTCTACTCACGACATGCACTTTGTTCAGGGATGTTTAGACCGTGTTTATCTTGTGGATCAGGGAGAAATTGTTAGCACGTACGATAAACGTTACGGAGCTTTAGATAATGATCATCCTCTCAATCTCTATTTAAACTCTGCACGATAAATATTTGTAATAAACAGCTGCAAAAATGCAGCTGTTTTCTAATATTAGTTAGCGTCTCCACCTACAAGAGCAGGCAGCTTGTACAATATAAAGATCTTGAGGGGAAGCTCCCTCCTGATTATTTTCTAAATATATCGATATGCCGCCACAGTTTTCCGGAATAGTAAATACCCGAGAATTTCCAGGAGCTAACTCTACTATATCATAACTATGTCCTCCTATCATCGTGGTTCCTGCATGATGTAGAGGTATCTCAACATAGCTCGTATTACTTCGAAGTTCTTCCCTATCATTCCAAGCAACGTAATCGTAATGAGTTTTCAATTTGATGCTAAGCTGTTTGCATTCTAAGATTGAGGGGATCAAAGCTTTAAGAGTCAAATCCCAAGTATAGATTCCAGGATATTTTCCATATAAAATGTTATCATCTAACACGAAACAGTGCTGATCTTCATGGGATAGCTGATATTTTAAAGAATTTATAGGAAATTTTCCTGAGAATGAGGAACTTCTTGCTCCCCAAGTAAATCCTAATATTCCTTGAGAAAGCAAGTCTAGAGGGAGGGGATAGTCCACCTCATGACTCAATCCCGTTGAATAAAGCAGATTAGTTTCTACATGCGCAACTTGAGGTGATGTTATGGTTTCTACAGTTCCTTCTGGAAGGGATCGCGTTTCTAAATAACGCTCGAGATAATCTAAGGATATTGCATCAGATCGTTCTTTAGGATTTGCTAATCCTGTAATTCTATAACCATCCATATCTACAATACCACGAAATTTCCCTCCTGATACTGGCATCATTTGAAAGTTAAAAGTTGTTATCGAATTGTCATGGCTTTTAGTTTTTTCATATGTTTCATTAAGCTTATCGACTATAGGACGTAACTGTCTCCCCACATATCCCACCGATGCCGCGTGAGAATCTTTAGGATTGCTAGGAGTTTCCAATCCTAAAATCGTATGATTATTCATATCAATATTCCCTGTGAGCATCCCTCCAGAAAGAGGTAGGAATTTCTGATAGATCTCTATTAAAACTGCCTGGACAAGATAATTGTGATCATTGAGTGAGTCATCTATTCCTTCTTCTATAAGAGTCTTTAAACCATTTAATTCTTCTAAAAGACTATGAAGAGAGAGTTTCATAAGACTCATATCCGTTTCTAAATCCTGAACTTTCTCATCTGTTTTTTTTGTATATAAACAATCAATATCCTTAGTATGTTTTGCTAAAATTATCTTGATCTCTTGAATGTCTGTGTGAATCTTACTGAGATCTACACTCACTGGATCTTGTGAATTTCCCTTTATCTTCTCTACCATTGTTATGGTTTTTTGAATCATAGAAGCTAGAGGCTCGTTCT
This portion of the Chlamydia crocodili genome encodes:
- a CDS encoding amino acid ABC transporter permease, producing the protein MEHLAATAKVLLRGCGYTLFVSGISILCGSLLGLIIGTITSRYFPCRITRWLGNLYVTVIRGTPLFIQILIFYFGLPSIIRLDPTPLMAGLIALSINSSAYLAENIRGGINALSVGQWESAKVLGYKKSQIFVYIIYPQVFKNILPSLTNEFVALIKESSILMVVGVPELTKVSKDIVSRELNPMEMYSICAALYLLMTSLFSYVARLLERRRGYDC
- a CDS encoding amino acid ABC transporter ATP-binding protein; translated protein: MTVKVRNLAYSINDKHILSKVSFSLEEGHITLFVGKSGSGKTTILRALVGLVEPSSGDISIEGETPALVFQQPELFPHMTVLDNCMHPQMIVKRRSKEEAKDRAFDLLKLLDIEDIATSYPHHLSGGQKQRVAIVRSLCMDKRTLLFDEPTSALDPFSTSAFRRLLESLRDQNLTLGVSTHDMHFVQGCLDRVYLVDQGEIVSTYDKRYGALDNDHPLNLYLNSAR